A stretch of the Gracilinanus agilis isolate LMUSP501 chromosome 4, AgileGrace, whole genome shotgun sequence genome encodes the following:
- the BTG2 gene encoding protein BTG2, whose product MSQTRWTGKRADMLPEIAAAVGFLSSLLRTRGCVSEQRLQVFSGALQEALTEHYKHHWFPEKPSKGSGYRCIRINHKMDPIISKVARQIGLSLPQLYRLLPSELTLWVDPYEVSYRIGEDGSICVLYEAGPTPSSYGLLTCKNQIMLGRSSPSKNYVMAVSS is encoded by the exons ATGAGCCAGACACGCTGGACGGGGAAGAGAGCCGATATGCTCCCGGAGATCGCCGCCGCCGTGGGGTTCCTTTCCAGCTTGTTGAGGACCCGGGGCTGTGTAAGCGAACAGAGGCTACAAGTTTTCAGCGGGGCCCTTCAGGAGGCACTCACAG AACACTATAAACACCACTGGTTCCCAGAAAAGCCATCGAAAGGTTCAGGCTACCGCTGCATCCGAATCAACCACAAGATGGACCCCATCATCAGCAAGGTAGCCAGGCAGATTGGACTCAGCCTGCCTCAGCTGTACCGCCTGCTGCCTAGCGAGTTGACCCTTTGGGTGGACCCCTATGAAGTATCCTACCGAATTGGGGAAGATGGATCAATTTGTGTGCTCTACGAGGCAGGGCCCACTCCATCTTCTTATGGACTCCTCACTTGCAAGAACCAAATTATGTTGGGCCGGAGCAGCCCCTCAAAGAACTATGTGATGGCGGTCTCCAGTTAA